A stretch of Candidatus Hydrogenedentota bacterium DNA encodes these proteins:
- a CDS encoding Gfo/Idh/MocA family oxidoreductase encodes MSAPALGVGIIGFGFMGHTHTYGLINIPLFYNPAPFKVKHISVCTPVAAERAAAEGLGYYRKVVADYRELIDDPEIDVIAVSSPNRFHKEQLIAAIQAGKHLYCDKPVVASLEEAEEVFEAMRACNYRGKSQVVLQYRYFPATLRARQLMDSGFTGRVFHYRGGYLHSSNIDPAKPLNWKSEKSQGGGGSLFDMGAHTLDMMTHLLGDVASINALCETFIKERKHKDTGEIVPVDTDDVALMLLRHKSGAVGTLEATKFATGVCDELRFEIHGELGAIRFNLMEPNWLEVYDVRDDKGPYGGQRGFKRIECVQQYGPPGGGFPNPKFSIGWIRAHMHCLYSFLECIALDKTPSPSLEDGIRLQRVMVAGYRSAESGRWVDVDSLALQ; translated from the coding sequence ATGAGCGCGCCAGCGTTGGGCGTGGGCATCATCGGGTTCGGTTTCATGGGCCACACCCACACCTACGGGCTCATCAATATACCGCTCTTCTACAACCCGGCCCCCTTCAAAGTGAAGCATATCTCGGTCTGCACGCCGGTGGCCGCGGAACGGGCGGCCGCCGAAGGCCTGGGCTACTACCGTAAGGTGGTGGCGGACTACCGCGAACTCATAGACGACCCCGAAATCGATGTGATCGCCGTGAGTTCGCCCAACCGCTTCCACAAGGAGCAGTTGATCGCCGCCATACAGGCCGGAAAGCACCTCTATTGCGACAAGCCCGTCGTGGCCTCCCTCGAAGAGGCCGAAGAGGTCTTCGAGGCCATGCGGGCCTGCAATTACCGGGGCAAGAGCCAGGTCGTGCTGCAATACCGCTATTTCCCCGCAACGCTCCGGGCTCGGCAGCTCATGGACTCGGGCTTCACCGGGCGGGTTTTCCACTACCGCGGCGGCTACCTGCATTCGAGCAACATCGACCCCGCGAAGCCCCTCAACTGGAAATCCGAAAAGAGCCAGGGCGGCGGCGGATCCCTCTTCGACATGGGCGCGCACACCCTCGACATGATGACGCACCTCCTGGGCGACGTGGCCTCGATCAACGCCCTCTGCGAGACCTTCATCAAGGAGCGCAAGCACAAGGACACCGGCGAGATCGTGCCCGTCGACACCGACGACGTCGCCCTGATGCTGCTCCGCCACAAAAGCGGGGCCGTGGGGACCCTCGAAGCAACCAAATTCGCCACCGGCGTTTGCGACGAACTGCGTTTCGAGATCCACGGCGAGCTCGGCGCCATCCGCTTCAACCTCATGGAGCCCAACTGGCTCGAGGTATACGACGTTCGCGACGACAAAGGCCCCTACGGCGGACAGCGCGGCTTCAAGCGCATCGAATGCGTCCAGCAATACGGCCCCCCGGGCGGCGGCTTCCCCAACCCGAAATTCAGCATCGGCTGGATACGCGCGCACATGCACTGCCTCTACAGCTTTCTGGAATGCATCGCGCTCGACAAAACGCCCAGCCCCTCGCTCGAAGACGGCA